In Dasypus novemcinctus isolate mDasNov1 chromosome 10, mDasNov1.1.hap2, whole genome shotgun sequence, one DNA window encodes the following:
- the FIBP gene encoding acidic fibroblast growth factor intracellular-binding protein: MASELDIFVGNTTLIDEDVYRLWLDGYSVTDAVALRVRSGILEQTGATAAVLQSDTMDHYRTFHMLERLLHAPPKLLHQLIFQIPPSRQALLIERYYAFDEAFVREVLGKKLSKGTKKDLDDISTKTGITLKSCRRQFDNFKRVFKVVEEMRGSLRENIQHHFLLSDRLARDYAAIVFFANNRFETGKKKLQYLSFGDFAFCAELMIQNWTLGAVDSQVDDMDMDLDKEFLQDLKELKVLVADKDLLDLHKSLVCTALRGKLGVFSEMEANFKNLSRGLVNVAAKLTHNKDVRDLFVDLVEKFVEPCRSDHWPLSDVRLFLNQYSMSVHSLDGFRHQPLWDRYMGTLRGCLLRLYHD, translated from the exons ATGGCCAGCGAGCTGGACATCTTCGTGGGGAACACGACCCTGATCGACGAGGACGTGTATCGCCTCTGGCTGGATGGTTACTCGG TAACCGACGCGGTGGCCCTGCGGGTGCGCTCGGGGATCCTGGAGCAGACGGGCGCCACCGCGGCCGTCCTGCAGAGCGACACCATGGACCACTACCGCACCTTCCACATGCTCGAGCGCCTGCTGCACGCGCCGCCCAAGCTGCTGCACCAGCTCATCTTCCAGATCCCGCCCTCCCGGCAGGCGCTGCTCATCGAGAG GTACTATGCCTTTGACGAGGCCTTTGTGCGGGAGGTGCTGGGCAAGAAGCTGTCCAAGGGGACCAAGAAGGATCTGGATGACATCAGCACCAAAACTGGCATCACCCTCAAGAGCTGCCGGAGGCAG TTCGACAACTTTAAACGAGTCTTCAAGGTGGTAGAGGAGATGCGGGGCTCCCTGCGCGAGAACATCCAGCACCACTTCCTCCTCTCCGACCGGCTGGCCAG GGACTACGCAGCCATCGTCTTCTTTGCCAACAACCGCTTCGAGACAGGGAAGAAGAAGCTGCAGTACTTGAGCTTTGGCGACTTTGCCTTCTGTGCTGAGCTCATGATCCAGAACTGGACTCTCGGAGCTGTCG ATTCCCAGGTGGATGACATGGACATGGATTTAGACAAGGAGTTTCTCCAGGACTTGAAGGAGCTCAAGGTGCTAGTGGCTGACAAGGACCTTCTGGACCTGCACAAGAG CCTGGTGTGCACCGCCCTCCGGGGAAAGCTCGGCGTCTTCTCCGAGATGGAAGCCAACTTCAAG AACCTGTCCCGGGGGCTGGTAAATGTGGCCGCCAAGCTGACCCACAACAAGGATGTCAGAGACCTGTTCGTGGACCTGGTGGAGAAG TTTGTGGAACCCTGCCGCTCCGACCACTGGCCGCTGAGTGACGTGCGGCTCTTCCTGAATCAGTATTCCATGTCCGTCCACTCCCTGGATGGCTTCCG GCACCAGCCCCTCTGGGACCGCTACATGGGCACTCTCCGCGGCTGTCTCCTGCGCCTCTATCATGACTGA
- the CCDC85B gene encoding coiled-coil domain-containing protein 85B, protein MEAEAGGLEELTDEEMAALGKEELVRRLRREEAARLAALVQRGRLMQEVNRQLQGHLGEIRELKQLNRRLQAENRELRDLCCFLDSERQRGRRAARQWQLFGTQASRAVREDLGGCWQKLAELEGRQEELLRENLALKELCLALGEEWGPRGGPGSAGGPGPGPTPELALPPCGPRDLGDGSSSTGSVGSPDQLPLACSPDD, encoded by the coding sequence ATGGAGGCCGAGGCGGGCGGCCTGGAGGAGCTGACGGACGAGGAGATGGCGGCGCTGGGCAAGGAGGAGCTGGTGCGGCGCCTGCGGCGGGAGGAGGCGGCGCGCCTGGCCGCCCTGGTGCAGCGCGGCCGCCTGATGCAGGAGGTGAACCGGCAGCTGCAGGGTCACCTGGGCGAGATCCGCGAGCTCAAGCAGCTCAACCGGCGCCTGCAGGCCGAGAACCGCGAGCTGCGCGACCTCTGCTGCTTCCTGGACTCCGAGCGCCAGCGCGGGCGGCGCGCCGCGCGCCAGTGGCAGCTCTTCGGGACCCAGGCGTCCCGGGCCGTGCGGGAGGACCTGGGCGGCTGTTGGCAGAAGCTGGCCGAGCTGGAGGGCCGCCAGGAGGAGCTGCTGCGGGAGAACCTGGCGCTGAAGGAGCTCTGCCTGGCGCTGGGCGAGGAGTGGGGCCCCCGCGGCGGCCCCGGCAGCGCGGGgggcccggggccggggccgACCCCCGAGCTCGCCTTACCCCCCTGCGGGCCCCGCGACTTGGGCGATGGCAGCTCCAGCACCGGCAGCGTGGGCAGCCCGGATCAGTTGCCCCTGGCCTGCTCCCCCGATGACTGA
- the FOSL1 gene encoding fos-related antigen 1: MFRDFGEPGPSSGAGGAYGGPPQPPTAAQAAAQQKFHLVPTLNTVSGSQELQWMVQPHFLGPSNYPRPLAYTQYSPPQPRPGVIRVGPPPGVRRRPCEQISPEEEERRRVRRERNKLAAAKCRNRRKELTDFLQAETDKLEGEKSGLQREIEELQKQKERLELVLEAHRPICKIPEGAEEPGPSSPPAPSRPVPRISLSPGPVLEPEALHTPTLMTTPSLTPFTPSLVFTYPSTPEPCSSAHRRSSSSSGDPSSDPLGSPTLLAL, translated from the exons ATGTTCCGAGACTTCGGGGAACCCGGACCGAGCTCCGGCGCCGGCGGCGCGTACGGCggccccccgcagccccccacCGCGGCGCAGGCGGCCGCCCAGCAG AAGTTCCACCTCGTGCCAACCCTCAACACTGTGAGTGGCAGTCAGGAGCTGCAGTGGATGGTACAGCCTCACTTCCTGGGGCCCAGCAACTACCCCAGGCCTCTGGCCTACACCCAGTACAGTCCCCCGCAGCCCCGGCCAGGAGTCATCCGGGTGGGGCCACCACCAGGAGTGCGGCGCCGGCCCTGCGAGCAG ATCAGCCCCGAGGAGGAGGAGCGCCGCCGAGTGCGGCGCGAGCGGAACAAGCTAGCCGCCGCCAAGTGCCGGAACCGGAGGAAGGAACTGACCGACTTCCTGCAGGCG GAGACCGACAAACTGGAGGGCGAGAAGTCCGGGCTGCAGCGAGAGATTGAGGAGCTGCAGAAGCAGAAGGAGCGCCTGGAGCTGGTGCTCGAGGCCCACCGCCCCATCTGCAAAATCCCGGAGGGGGCCGAGGAGCCGGGCCCCAGCAGCCCGCCGGCCCCCTCCCGGCCCGTGCCTCGCATCTCCCTTTCCCCGGGGCCGGTGCTTGAGCCCGAGGCGTTGCACACCCCCACGCTCATGACGACACCCTCCCTGACCCCGTTCACCCCCAGCCTGGTCTTCACCTACCCCAGCACCCCCGAGCCCTGCTCCTCGGCCCAccgcaggagcagcagcagcagcggggACCCGTCCTCTGACCCTCTCGGCTCCCCCACCCTCCTGGCCTTGTGA
- the CTSW gene encoding cathepsin W isoform X1, giving the protein MLPTPHRLCLLALWVAALAQGIGGSLRAQDAGPQPLELKEVFTLFQIRYNRTYSSPAERARRLAIFAHNLAQAQQLQEEDLGTAEFGVSPFSDLTEEEFGHIYGHRTVTGGAPSVDKARSEERGQPVPPSCDWRKAAGVISPIRDQGTCACCWAMAAAGNIEALWAIKFHQFVQVSVQKLLDCDRCGDGCKGGFVWDAFVTVLNNSGLASEKDYPFRGDVRSHRCLAKKYKKVAWIQDFMMLQKNEQAIARHLATHGPITVSINKQLLQQYQRGVIKATPATCDPRLVDHTVLLVGFGKSKAVGPQAGAQSHPGRSTPYWILKNSWGARWGENGYFRLHQGSNTCGITKLPLTALVDQPVKKHPISCPS; this is encoded by the exons ATGCTGCCAACTCCCCACCGCCTCTGCCTCCTGGCTCTGTGGGTGGCAGCCCTGGCCCAAGGCATTGGAGGCTCCCTCCGGGCCCAG GATGCCGGCCCTCAGCCCCTGGAGCTGAAGGAAGTCTTCACCTTATTCCAGATACGGTACAACCGGACTTACTCAAGTCCAGCAG AGCGCGCTCGCCGCCTGGCCATCTTTGCCCACAACCTGGCCCAGGCCCAGCAGCTGCAGGAGGAGGACTTGGGCACAGCCGAGTTTGGGGTGTCCCCGTTCAGCGACCTTACAG AGGAGGAATTTGGCCACATCTATGGGCATCGGACTGTGACTGGAGGGGCCCCCAGTGTGGACAAAGCAAGGTCTGAAGAGAGGGGGCAGCCAGTGCCCCCCAGCTGTGACTGGCGGAAGGCAGCTGGCGTCATCTCACCCATCAGGGACCAG GGGACCTGTGCGTGCTGCTGGGCCATGGCGGCAGCGGGCAACATCGAGGCCCTGTGGGCCATCAAGTTCCATCAGTTCGTGCAAGTGTCTGTGCAGA AGCTGCTGGATTGTGACCGCTGTGGGGACGGCTGCAAGGGTGGCTTTGTCTGGGACGCGTTCGTAACTGTCCTCAACAACA GCGGCCTGGCCAGCGAAAAGGACTACCCATTCCGAGGGGACGTCAGGAGCCACAGGTGCCTGGCCAAGAAGTACAAGAAGGTGGCCTGGATCCAGGACTTCATGATGCTGCAGAAGAACGAGCAGG CAATCGCCAGGCACCTGGCCACCCACGGCCCCATCACCGTGAGCATCAACAAGCAGCTACTGCAG CAATACCAGAGGGGTGTGATTAAGGCCACACCCGCCACCTGTGACCCCCGCCTCGTGGATCACACCGTCCTGCTGGTAGGCTTTGGCAAGAGCAAGGCAGTGGGGCCCCAGGCTGGCGCCCAGTCTCATCCCGGCCGCTCCACCCCTTACTGGATCCTGAAGAACTCCTGGGGGGCCCGCTGGGGCGAGAAC GGCTATTTCCGCCTGCACCAAGGGAGCAATACCTGTGGCATCACCAAATTGCCGCTCACTGCCCTTGTGGATCAGCCGGTTAAGAAGCACCCAATCTCCTGCCCTTCCTGA
- the CTSW gene encoding cathepsin W isoform X2, translating to MLPTPHRLCLLALWVAALAQGIGGSLRAQDAGPQPLELKEVFTLFQIRYNRTYSSPAERARRLAIFAHNLAQAQQLQEEDLGTAEFGVSPFSDLTEEEFGHIYGHRTVTGGAPSVDKARSEERGQPVPPSCDWRKAAGVISPIRDQGTCACCWAMAAAGNIEALWAIKFHQFVQVSVQKLLDCDRCGDGCKGGFVWDAFVTVLNNSGLASEKDYPFRGDVRSHRCLAKKYKKVAWIQDFMMLQKNEQAIARHLATHGPITQYQRGVIKATPATCDPRLVDHTVLLVGFGKSKAVGPQAGAQSHPGRSTPYWILKNSWGARWGENGYFRLHQGSNTCGITKLPLTALVDQPVKKHPISCPS from the exons ATGCTGCCAACTCCCCACCGCCTCTGCCTCCTGGCTCTGTGGGTGGCAGCCCTGGCCCAAGGCATTGGAGGCTCCCTCCGGGCCCAG GATGCCGGCCCTCAGCCCCTGGAGCTGAAGGAAGTCTTCACCTTATTCCAGATACGGTACAACCGGACTTACTCAAGTCCAGCAG AGCGCGCTCGCCGCCTGGCCATCTTTGCCCACAACCTGGCCCAGGCCCAGCAGCTGCAGGAGGAGGACTTGGGCACAGCCGAGTTTGGGGTGTCCCCGTTCAGCGACCTTACAG AGGAGGAATTTGGCCACATCTATGGGCATCGGACTGTGACTGGAGGGGCCCCCAGTGTGGACAAAGCAAGGTCTGAAGAGAGGGGGCAGCCAGTGCCCCCCAGCTGTGACTGGCGGAAGGCAGCTGGCGTCATCTCACCCATCAGGGACCAG GGGACCTGTGCGTGCTGCTGGGCCATGGCGGCAGCGGGCAACATCGAGGCCCTGTGGGCCATCAAGTTCCATCAGTTCGTGCAAGTGTCTGTGCAGA AGCTGCTGGATTGTGACCGCTGTGGGGACGGCTGCAAGGGTGGCTTTGTCTGGGACGCGTTCGTAACTGTCCTCAACAACA GCGGCCTGGCCAGCGAAAAGGACTACCCATTCCGAGGGGACGTCAGGAGCCACAGGTGCCTGGCCAAGAAGTACAAGAAGGTGGCCTGGATCCAGGACTTCATGATGCTGCAGAAGAACGAGCAGG CAATCGCCAGGCACCTGGCCACCCACGGCCCCATCACC CAATACCAGAGGGGTGTGATTAAGGCCACACCCGCCACCTGTGACCCCCGCCTCGTGGATCACACCGTCCTGCTGGTAGGCTTTGGCAAGAGCAAGGCAGTGGGGCCCCAGGCTGGCGCCCAGTCTCATCCCGGCCGCTCCACCCCTTACTGGATCCTGAAGAACTCCTGGGGGGCCCGCTGGGGCGAGAAC GGCTATTTCCGCCTGCACCAAGGGAGCAATACCTGTGGCATCACCAAATTGCCGCTCACTGCCCTTGTGGATCAGCCGGTTAAGAAGCACCCAATCTCCTGCCCTTCCTGA